One Terriglobales bacterium genomic window, CGTTGGGCAGGGTCTGCGCGTACTGGACCACGGCGGGGACGTTGACCACCCCGGCGATGTTGGTGCCGCAATGGCAGACGAAGACCCCGATGCGCGGCTCTTCCCCGGCTACTTCCCTCTCCGGCGGATACACCTTGGGCGTGATGAGCATGCCGCGGGCGTCTTTCAGGAGCGAGAGGCCCAGCGCCGCCGCCGCCGAGGCCTGCACCACGGTCTCGGGGATGTCCTTGGGCTCGGTGAACGGCCCGGCCACATAGATGCCCTCGCGGGAAGACTCTGCCGGGCGGAACTCCGAGGTGCTGCAGAAGCTGAAGGGGTTGAGCGCGATCCCGAAGCGCTCGGCGAGGGCGGCGGCCTCCTTGGGAGGGCGCATCCCAACCGAGAGCACCACCAGGTCGTACTCCTGCGAGAGCTTCTTGTCGCCCTCGCCCAGATAGCGGACCAGGAGAGAATGCGTTCCGGGGACCTCCTCGAGGATGGGCACGCGGCTGCGGATGTACCGCACCCCCAGCTCCTTGGCCCGCAGGTAGTAGTGCTCGAAGCCCTTGCCGAAGGCGCGCAGGTCCATGAAGAAGATGTCGCACTGCAGCTCCTCGCCCAGGTGCTCTTTGGCCAGGATGGCTTCCTTGGTGGCGTACATGCAGCAGACCGAGGAGCAGTAGTCGCGGTCCGCGTCGCGGGAGCCTACGCACTGGAGGAAGGCGATGCGCTTGGGCCCGCGCTGGTCGGAGGGCCGCAACACGCGCCCGGAGTACGGCCCCGAGGCCGAGAGGATGCGTTCGAACTCCAGCGCCGTGATCACGTTGGGGAAGCGGCCGTATCCCAGGTCGGGCTTGAGGCGCGCGTCCACCAGCTCGTATCCCGGCGTGAGCACCACCGCCCCCACGTTCAGCTCGACCCTCTCCTCTTTCTGTTCGTAGTCGATGGCCTTGGCCTCGCACACCTCCTGGCAGATCCCGCAGGCCCCGAAGCGGGTGTGAATGCAATGCTCAGGATCGATCACGGCCTTGTTGGGGACGGCCTGGGCGTACAGGATGGAGACCGCGGGCTTGGGATCGAGGCCCAGGTTGTAGGGATTGGGAATGGGGATGGCGGTCTGCGCGCTGGTCAGCGCCGACACCTGCTTGCCGGTGGGGCAGACCTGGTTGCAGGCCCCGCAGGTCCAGCAGATGGGATTGTGCTTGCCGAAGGGCGGCTCCAGCTTCTTGCGCGGTCCCCGGCCGGAGAAGCCGATGGCGCTGCGCCCCATCCGTTCCTGGCAGACGCGGACGCACAGGCCGCAGTAGATGCAATCGTCATTCTTCTTTTCGATGCGGGGCTCGTGCACGCCCAGGTCGGCAGCGATGCGCCGCACGGCCTCGGCTTCGGGACAGCGCGCCAGCAGCAGCTCGGCCACGATGCGGCGCGCCTGCACCACGCGCTCGCTGTGGGTGAGGACGCTGAGCCCCTCCAGGGCAGGGTACGAGCACGAGGCCTGCACTGCCGGCGGGCGCCCGGGCGCCTGCACCTCCACGATGCACAGCCGGCAGGCGCCGTAGGGAGTCAACGCCTTGTGGTGGCAGAGGGTGGGGACCTGGACTCCGGCCTGGGCGACGGCCTGCAGGAGCTTGGCTCCCTCCGGCACCTCTACGGGTATCTGGTTGACGCTCAGCTTCGGCATTTCGACTTCCTGCTACCGTCCGTCCCTCGCCCTGGTCTCCTGGGCGCGCCGCGCCCTCCATTCCTTCACCGGGATGGGAGCCTCCAGGGATCGCAGCTCCCGCGCCTCCTTGCCGGTGACTTTCCGGATCGCGGCGACCTTGGGCGGGCAGATCTCCAGGCATTCGCCGCACTTGGTGCACACCGCCTGGTCGATCACGTGGACGTGCTTGCTCTCCCCCTTCACCGCCCCGGAGGGGCAGTTCTTCAGGCACAGCATGCAGCCGGGGCACTTGTCCGGGTCGATGTAGTACTTGATAAGCTCCTTGCAGACCTTAGCGGGACACTCTTTGTCGGCGACGTGGGCGACGTACTCCTCCTGGAAGTAGCGCAGGGTGGAAAGCACGGGATTGGGCAGCGTCTGCCCCAGCCCGCACATGGAGGCGTCCTTCACCGCGGGCCCCAGCTCTTGCAGGAATTCCACGTCTCCCTGCCGCCCCTTCCCTTCCGAGATGCGGGTCAGCACCTCCAGCAGCGCCTCGCTGCCATCCCGGCAGGAGGTGCATTTGCCGCAGGACTCGTCGTTGGTGAACTGGATGAAGAACTTGGACACATCCACCATGCAGGTGTCCTCGTCCATGACGATCATCCCGCCCGACCCCATCATGGAGCCCGCCTTCTGCAGGTTCTCGTAATCGATGGGGAGGTCGATCAGGCTGCCGGGGATGCAGCCGCCCGAGGGCCCGCCCGTCTGCACCGCCTTGAAGGCCTTGTTCCCGGGGATGCCGCCGCCGATGTCGTAGATGATCTCGCGCAGCGTGATCCCCATGGGCATCTCGATGAGGCCGGTGTTGTTGATCTTGCCCACCAGGGAGAAGATCTTGGTCCCCTTGCTGCTGGGGGTCCCGA contains:
- a CDS encoding FAD-dependent oxidoreductase; this encodes MPKLSVNQIPVEVPEGAKLLQAVAQAGVQVPTLCHHKALTPYGACRLCIVEVQAPGRPPAVQASCSYPALEGLSVLTHSERVVQARRIVAELLLARCPEAEAVRRIAADLGVHEPRIEKKNDDCIYCGLCVRVCQERMGRSAIGFSGRGPRKKLEPPFGKHNPICWTCGACNQVCPTGKQVSALTSAQTAIPIPNPYNLGLDPKPAVSILYAQAVPNKAVIDPEHCIHTRFGACGICQEVCEAKAIDYEQKEERVELNVGAVVLTPGYELVDARLKPDLGYGRFPNVITALEFERILSASGPYSGRVLRPSDQRGPKRIAFLQCVGSRDADRDYCSSVCCMYATKEAILAKEHLGEELQCDIFFMDLRAFGKGFEHYYLRAKELGVRYIRSRVPILEEVPGTHSLLVRYLGEGDKKLSQEYDLVVLSVGMRPPKEAAALAERFGIALNPFSFCSTSEFRPAESSREGIYVAGPFTEPKDIPETVVQASAAAALGLSLLKDARGMLITPKVYPPEREVAGEEPRIGVFVCHCGTNIAGVVNVPAVVQYAQTLPNVVYAENNLYTCSNDTQERIKEKVSEHGLNRVVVASCTPRTHEALFRNTIREQGLNPYLFEMANIRDQCSWVHMHEPEKATEKAKDLLRMAVAKARLLEPLRSRSLEIQRACLVIGGGLAGMSAALAVAGQGFDVFLVEKEAELGGSLRTVRYLLNGEQPQEELRRLVEQVRQNEKIHLFLEASIESMAGSIGDFHTKIAAHGETTEVAHGTVIVASGAAGYRPQEYLYGQRPEVLTQWELEQRLEGDGSFLRAQAGQPPKSVVMIQCVGSRTRERAYCSRVCCTEAIKNALRIKELSPETHVSILYRDIRTYGFHESYYTLARQKGVVFARYDEERKPEVSGNGEGLQISVYDQVLGMTIGLHADLVVLSAATVANPDNPKLAQLLKVPLTEDGFFLEAHRKLRPVDFATDGIFLCGAAHSPMAVREAVAQAAGAAARAGTILSRPVIDLEATVSHVVEEACDGCAYCVDPCPFHAITLIEYQADGETKKRVKVDEAVCKGCGTCMATCPKNAIFVWNFRPEQLLAEVHAALRVGD